In the Lampris incognitus isolate fLamInc1 chromosome 11, fLamInc1.hap2, whole genome shotgun sequence genome, one interval contains:
- the LOC130120583 gene encoding poly(rC)-binding protein 3 isoform X1 — translation MEPTKVQSEGGLNVTLTIRLLMHGKEVGSIIGKKGETVKKMREESGARINISEGNCPERIVTITGPTDAIFKAFAMIAYKFEEDIINSMSNSPATSKPPVTLRLVVPASQCGSLIGKGGSKIKEMRESTGAQVQVAGDMLPNSTERAVTISGTPEAIIQCVKQICVVMLESPPKGATIPYRPKPASTPVIFSGGQVRAEPLVASTANLSLLLQHQPLPAYTIQGQYAIPHPDLTKLHQLAMQQTPFTPLGQTTPAFPGTYPRCPLDTSFSLQSPCSSNSGLDASPPASTHELTIPNDLIGCIIGRQGTKINEIRQMSGAQIKIANAMEGSTERQITITGTPANISLAQYLINARLTSEVTGMGTL, via the exons ATGGAGCCCACCAAAGTCCAGTCAGAAGGTGGCCTCAATGTCACCCTGACCATCCGCCTCCTCATGCATGGAAAA GAGGTTGGAAGTATCATTGGAAAG aaagggGAAACAGTGAAAAAGATGCGTGAGGAG AGCGGCGCACGAATCAACATTTCTGAGGGCAACTGCCCTGAGAGGATTGTCACCATCACTGGCCCAACGGATGCCATCTTCAAGGCTTTTGCCATGATTGCCTACAAATTTGAAGAG GACATAATCAATTCTATGAGCAACAGTCCAGCAACAAGCAAGCCCCCTGTCACCCTGAGGCTGGTCGTGCCAGCCAGCCAGTGTGGCTCCCTCATAGGAAAAGGAGGCTCCAAGATAAAAGAGATGAGAGAG TCCACAGGGGCCCAGGTGCAGGTGGCAGGAGACATGCTTCCAAACTCCACAGAGCGTGCAGTGACAATCTCTGGGACACCAGAAGCCATCATCCAGTGTGTCAAACAAATATGTGTGGTCATGCTGGAG TCCCCACCAAAAGGTGCCACCATCCCCTACCGCCCAAAGCCTGCCTCTACCCCCGTCATTTTTTCAGGTGGCCAGGTAAGAGCCGAGCCGCTGGTGGCGTCCACAGCCAACCTCAGCCTTTTACTGCAGCACCAGCCACTGCCT GCCTACACAATTCAGGGACAATACGCCATACCACATCCAGAT TTGACCAAGCTCCACCAGTTGGCTATGCAGCAAACCCCCTTTACCCCTCTTGGACAGACCACCCCTGCTTTCCCTGGTACGTACCCAAGATGCCCTTTGGACACTTCCTTCTCTTTGCA GTCCCCCTGCTCCTCCAACTCAGGTTTGGATGCCAGCCCCCCGGCCAGCACCCATGAGCTCACCATTCCTAATGAT CTAATAGGCTGCATAATTGGACGTCAGGGAACCAAAATTAATGAAATTCGACAGATGTCCGGGGCACAGATCAAAATTGCTAATGCGATGGAAGGCTCAACGGAGCGCCAAATAACTATCACAGGGACCCCCGCTAACATCAGCCTGGCCCAGTATCTCATCAATGCCAG GCTGACGTCTGAGGTCACTGGAATGGGCACACTCTAA
- the LOC130120583 gene encoding poly(rC)-binding protein 3 isoform X4 gives MEPTKVQSEGGLNVTLTIRLLMHGKEVGSIIGKKGETVKKMREESGARINISEGNCPERIVTITGPTDAIFKAFAMIAYKFEEDIINSMSNSPATSKPPVTLRLVVPASQCGSLIGKGGSKIKEMRESTGAQVQVAGDMLPNSTERAVTISGTPEAIIQCVKQICVVMLESPPKGATIPYRPKPASTPVIFSGGQAYTIQGQYAIPHPDLTKLHQLAMQQTPFTPLGQTTPAFPGLDASPPASTHELTIPNDLIGCIIGRQGTKINEIRQMSGAQIKIANAMEGSTERQITITGTPANISLAQYLINARLTSEVTGMGTL, from the exons ATGGAGCCCACCAAAGTCCAGTCAGAAGGTGGCCTCAATGTCACCCTGACCATCCGCCTCCTCATGCATGGAAAA GAGGTTGGAAGTATCATTGGAAAG aaagggGAAACAGTGAAAAAGATGCGTGAGGAG AGCGGCGCACGAATCAACATTTCTGAGGGCAACTGCCCTGAGAGGATTGTCACCATCACTGGCCCAACGGATGCCATCTTCAAGGCTTTTGCCATGATTGCCTACAAATTTGAAGAG GACATAATCAATTCTATGAGCAACAGTCCAGCAACAAGCAAGCCCCCTGTCACCCTGAGGCTGGTCGTGCCAGCCAGCCAGTGTGGCTCCCTCATAGGAAAAGGAGGCTCCAAGATAAAAGAGATGAGAGAG TCCACAGGGGCCCAGGTGCAGGTGGCAGGAGACATGCTTCCAAACTCCACAGAGCGTGCAGTGACAATCTCTGGGACACCAGAAGCCATCATCCAGTGTGTCAAACAAATATGTGTGGTCATGCTGGAG TCCCCACCAAAAGGTGCCACCATCCCCTACCGCCCAAAGCCTGCCTCTACCCCCGTCATTTTTTCAGGTGGCCAG GCCTACACAATTCAGGGACAATACGCCATACCACATCCAGAT TTGACCAAGCTCCACCAGTTGGCTATGCAGCAAACCCCCTTTACCCCTCTTGGACAGACCACCCCTGCTTTCCCTG GTTTGGATGCCAGCCCCCCGGCCAGCACCCATGAGCTCACCATTCCTAATGAT CTAATAGGCTGCATAATTGGACGTCAGGGAACCAAAATTAATGAAATTCGACAGATGTCCGGGGCACAGATCAAAATTGCTAATGCGATGGAAGGCTCAACGGAGCGCCAAATAACTATCACAGGGACCCCCGCTAACATCAGCCTGGCCCAGTATCTCATCAATGCCAG GCTGACGTCTGAGGTCACTGGAATGGGCACACTCTAA
- the LOC130120583 gene encoding poly(rC)-binding protein 3 isoform X3 encodes MEPTKVQSEGGLNVTLTIRLLMHGKEVGSIIGKKGETVKKMREESGARINISEGNCPERIVTITGPTDAIFKAFAMIAYKFEEDIINSMSNSPATSKPPVTLRLVVPASQCGSLIGKGGSKIKEMRESTGAQVQVAGDMLPNSTERAVTISGTPEAIIQCVKQICVVMLESPPKGATIPYRPKPASTPVIFSGGQAYTIQGQYAIPHPDQLTKLHQLAMQQTPFTPLGQTTPAFPGLDASPPASTHELTIPNDLIGCIIGRQGTKINEIRQMSGAQIKIANAMEGSTERQITITGTPANISLAQYLINARLTSEVTGMGTL; translated from the exons ATGGAGCCCACCAAAGTCCAGTCAGAAGGTGGCCTCAATGTCACCCTGACCATCCGCCTCCTCATGCATGGAAAA GAGGTTGGAAGTATCATTGGAAAG aaagggGAAACAGTGAAAAAGATGCGTGAGGAG AGCGGCGCACGAATCAACATTTCTGAGGGCAACTGCCCTGAGAGGATTGTCACCATCACTGGCCCAACGGATGCCATCTTCAAGGCTTTTGCCATGATTGCCTACAAATTTGAAGAG GACATAATCAATTCTATGAGCAACAGTCCAGCAACAAGCAAGCCCCCTGTCACCCTGAGGCTGGTCGTGCCAGCCAGCCAGTGTGGCTCCCTCATAGGAAAAGGAGGCTCCAAGATAAAAGAGATGAGAGAG TCCACAGGGGCCCAGGTGCAGGTGGCAGGAGACATGCTTCCAAACTCCACAGAGCGTGCAGTGACAATCTCTGGGACACCAGAAGCCATCATCCAGTGTGTCAAACAAATATGTGTGGTCATGCTGGAG TCCCCACCAAAAGGTGCCACCATCCCCTACCGCCCAAAGCCTGCCTCTACCCCCGTCATTTTTTCAGGTGGCCAG GCCTACACAATTCAGGGACAATACGCCATACCACATCCAGAT CAGTTGACCAAGCTCCACCAGTTGGCTATGCAGCAAACCCCCTTTACCCCTCTTGGACAGACCACCCCTGCTTTCCCTG GTTTGGATGCCAGCCCCCCGGCCAGCACCCATGAGCTCACCATTCCTAATGAT CTAATAGGCTGCATAATTGGACGTCAGGGAACCAAAATTAATGAAATTCGACAGATGTCCGGGGCACAGATCAAAATTGCTAATGCGATGGAAGGCTCAACGGAGCGCCAAATAACTATCACAGGGACCCCCGCTAACATCAGCCTGGCCCAGTATCTCATCAATGCCAG GCTGACGTCTGAGGTCACTGGAATGGGCACACTCTAA
- the LOC130120583 gene encoding poly(rC)-binding protein 3 isoform X2: protein MEPTKVQSEGGLNVTLTIRLLMHGKEVGSIIGKKGETVKKMREESGARINISEGNCPERIVTITGPTDAIFKAFAMIAYKFEEDIINSMSNSPATSKPPVTLRLVVPASQCGSLIGKGGSKIKEMRESTGAQVQVAGDMLPNSTERAVTISGTPEAIIQCVKQICVVMLESPPKGATIPYRPKPASTPVIFSGGQAYTIQGQYAIPHPDQLTKLHQLAMQQTPFTPLGQTTPAFPGTYPRCPLDTSFSLQSPCSSNSGLDASPPASTHELTIPNDLIGCIIGRQGTKINEIRQMSGAQIKIANAMEGSTERQITITGTPANISLAQYLINARLTSEVTGMGTL, encoded by the exons ATGGAGCCCACCAAAGTCCAGTCAGAAGGTGGCCTCAATGTCACCCTGACCATCCGCCTCCTCATGCATGGAAAA GAGGTTGGAAGTATCATTGGAAAG aaagggGAAACAGTGAAAAAGATGCGTGAGGAG AGCGGCGCACGAATCAACATTTCTGAGGGCAACTGCCCTGAGAGGATTGTCACCATCACTGGCCCAACGGATGCCATCTTCAAGGCTTTTGCCATGATTGCCTACAAATTTGAAGAG GACATAATCAATTCTATGAGCAACAGTCCAGCAACAAGCAAGCCCCCTGTCACCCTGAGGCTGGTCGTGCCAGCCAGCCAGTGTGGCTCCCTCATAGGAAAAGGAGGCTCCAAGATAAAAGAGATGAGAGAG TCCACAGGGGCCCAGGTGCAGGTGGCAGGAGACATGCTTCCAAACTCCACAGAGCGTGCAGTGACAATCTCTGGGACACCAGAAGCCATCATCCAGTGTGTCAAACAAATATGTGTGGTCATGCTGGAG TCCCCACCAAAAGGTGCCACCATCCCCTACCGCCCAAAGCCTGCCTCTACCCCCGTCATTTTTTCAGGTGGCCAG GCCTACACAATTCAGGGACAATACGCCATACCACATCCAGAT CAGTTGACCAAGCTCCACCAGTTGGCTATGCAGCAAACCCCCTTTACCCCTCTTGGACAGACCACCCCTGCTTTCCCTGGTACGTACCCAAGATGCCCTTTGGACACTTCCTTCTCTTTGCA GTCCCCCTGCTCCTCCAACTCAGGTTTGGATGCCAGCCCCCCGGCCAGCACCCATGAGCTCACCATTCCTAATGAT CTAATAGGCTGCATAATTGGACGTCAGGGAACCAAAATTAATGAAATTCGACAGATGTCCGGGGCACAGATCAAAATTGCTAATGCGATGGAAGGCTCAACGGAGCGCCAAATAACTATCACAGGGACCCCCGCTAACATCAGCCTGGCCCAGTATCTCATCAATGCCAG GCTGACGTCTGAGGTCACTGGAATGGGCACACTCTAA